The following are encoded together in the Diachasmimorpha longicaudata isolate KC_UGA_2023 chromosome 3, iyDiaLong2, whole genome shotgun sequence genome:
- the LOC135159946 gene encoding pescadillo homolog, with the protein MVVIGKKKYKTGEGAQFLTRKAALKKLQLSLSEFRKLCILKGIYPREPRNRKRAQKGKSGIKTLYHVKDIQFLLHEPIIWKLRDYKIFNRKVGRAKALKDFSAMKRYLNNHPTLKLDHIVKERYPTFIDALRDVDDCLTLCYLFSTFPSMAHVPRSQSALCRRLTIEFMHACIVGKYLRKVFVSIKGYYYQAEIKGQTITWITPHHFSFEPQSKTEVDFRIMSTFVEFYITMLGFINFRLYHQLNLHYPPKFNSYGNDEKALVDEAAYVSERISALNIPLIRLDATSQAAEEEEIDLDTFSNETDETKLEEARKEAEKLKKLKTLFQGKKFFLNREVPREPLVFVIRCFGGEVSWDKLSFVGATFDDNDESITHHIVDRPSMDKQYISRYYVQPQWVFDSVNARELLPVENYLMGAVLPPHLSPFHNDQLDQVYMPPEERALIDPSFKLNAGGDEESEDEEAEDGENDDEEEEEIIEATDEDEETEDDEEDEDDEDEEAEDDEVQKFQVKNGKNQQKKKGAQGQTANVRETDNKESVKNIKMDREQERLSKTKAMKVKPGEVLREDPWAKAKQEKQEFRLREKMIKKKHRKLYKSMMKGREDRAKEIWLLRKKRRIHEEGEKEKRKEERKTKKLKSA; encoded by the coding sequence tacAAAACCGGAGAGGGTGCGCAGTTCCTGACCCGGAAAGCAGCTCTGAAGAAGCTCCAACTGTCTCTCAGTGAGTTTCGAAAATTATGTATATTAAAAGGGATATATCCAAGGGAGCCGAGAAACCGCAAACGTGCCCAGAAGGGAAAGAGTGGAATTAAAACATTGTATCACGTGAAGGACATTCAGTTTCTATTGCACGAGCCAATAATATGGAAACTCCGAGACTACAAAATATTCAACCGAAAGGTTGGAAGAGCGAAGGCGCTCAAGGACTTCTCAGCAATGAAGAGATACTTGAACAATCATCCAACCCTGAAGCTTGATCACATCGTCAAGGAGCGATACCCAACGTTCATTGACGCCTTGAGGGATGTGGATGATTGCCTGACACTTTGTTATCTATTCAGCACATTCCCATCTATGGCACATGTCCCCAGGAGTCAATCAGCCCTTTGCAGAAGACTCACCATAGAGTTCATGCACGCCTGTATTGTGGGGAAATACCTGAGGAAAGTTTTCGTGTCCATCAAGGGATACTACTACCAAGCGGAGATCAAGGGACAGACCATCACCTGGATAACCCCTCATCATTTCTCGTTCGAGCCGCAGTCGAAGACTGAAGTTGATTTCAGAATCATGTCGACGTTCGTTGAGTTTTATATCACCATGTTGGGATTTATCAACTTTAGGCTTTATCATCAGCTGAACCTGCATTATCCACCGAAGTTCAACTCTTATGGCAATGACGAGAAAGCACTCGTCGACGAGGCAGCCTATGTGTCCGAGCGAATAAGTGCTTTGAACATCCCCCTCATCCGCTTAGATGCAACGAGTCAGGCTGCTGAGGAGGAGGAGATTGATCTCGATACCTTCTCCAACGAGacagatgagacgaagctcgAGGAGGCGCGCAAGGAggccgaaaaattgaaaaaattgaaaaccctCTTCCAAGGTAAGAAGTTCTTCCTCAATCGTGAAGTGCCACGTGAGCCCCTGGTCTTCGTGATCAGGTGTTTTGGAGGAGAGGTCTCCTGGGATAAGCTCTCCTTCGTGGGCGCGACATTTGATGACAACGATGAGTCCATCACTCATCACATCGTCGACAGGCCCAGCATGGACAAGCAGTACATTTCAAGATACTACGTGCAGCCCCAGTGGGTCTTTGACTCTGTGAATGCCCGGGAACTTCTTCCAGTCGAGAATTATCTGATGGGGGCAGTACTGCCCCCGCATTTGTCACCTTTCCATAATGACCAGTTAGATCAGGTCTATATGCCTCCGGAGGAACGGGCTCTCATCGATCCTTCCTTCAAGTTGAATGCCGGAGGCGATGAAGAGTCGGAAGATGAAGAAGCGGAGGATGGAGAGAATGAtgatgaggaggaggaggagattaTCGAAGCAACTGACGAAGACGAGGAGACTGAGGATGATGAGGAGGATGAAGATGATGAGGATGAAGAGGCTGAGGATGATGAAGTGCAAAAGTTTCAAGTGAAGAATGGGAAAAATCAACAGAAGAAGAAGGGAGCCCAGGGACAGACAGCCAATGTTCGAGAAACTGATAACAAGGAGTCGGTAAAGAATATAAAGATGGATAGGGAACAGGAGCGATTGTCTAAGACGAAAGCGATGAAAGTAAAACCTGGTGAAGTCCTCCGCGAAGATCCGTGGGCTAAAGCGAAACAGGAGAAACAAGAGTTCCGACTGCGCGAGAAAATGATTAAGAAGAAGCACAGGAAGTTGTACAAGAGCATGATGAAAGGACGCGAAGACAGGGCTAAGGAAATTTGGCTGTTGAGGAAGAAGAGGAGGATCCACGAGGAGGGAGAGAAGGAGAAGAGGAAAGAGGagagaaaaacgaagaaaCTGAAATCTGCTTAA